A DNA window from Dendrosporobacter quercicolus contains the following coding sequences:
- a CDS encoding electron transfer flavoprotein subunit beta/FixA family protein: protein MEILVCIKQVPGTSEVEVDKETGVLKREGIDSKMNPYDLYGVETAVKIKEQTGARVTVTTMGPPQASEILQEAFMMGADEAALFTDRKFAGADVLATSYTIAQGIKKVNIPDLIICGKQTTDGDTAQVGPELAEFLSIPHVANVTEIIEVTDKSIVLEMDMGHSVEVVEMLYPCLITVEKGINVPRLPSFKLKLATKNKKIPFYSLNDFEDKDEKKYGLNGSPTRVLRIFSPEANADRETWTGSGEELTAKLVKKLKELKFA, encoded by the coding sequence GTGGAGATTTTGGTTTGCATTAAGCAGGTTCCCGGAACTTCAGAGGTGGAGGTTGACAAAGAAACGGGGGTTCTAAAGCGGGAGGGCATTGACTCTAAGATGAACCCGTATGATTTATATGGCGTGGAAACAGCCGTTAAAATCAAAGAACAAACCGGTGCGCGGGTTACGGTAACGACCATGGGCCCGCCGCAGGCGTCCGAGATTTTGCAGGAAGCATTCATGATGGGCGCAGACGAAGCAGCCCTGTTTACTGACCGTAAATTTGCCGGCGCCGATGTTCTGGCAACTTCCTACACCATTGCACAGGGCATCAAAAAAGTAAATATTCCTGACCTTATTATTTGCGGCAAGCAAACAACAGATGGCGATACGGCGCAAGTAGGCCCGGAGCTGGCTGAATTTTTGAGCATACCGCATGTCGCCAACGTAACCGAAATAATTGAAGTTACCGATAAATCGATTGTTCTTGAAATGGACATGGGCCATAGTGTTGAAGTTGTTGAAATGCTGTATCCCTGTTTAATTACGGTTGAAAAAGGCATTAATGTTCCGAGACTGCCTTCGTTCAAGCTTAAGCTGGCCACGAAAAATAAAAAGATTCCATTTTATAGCCTAAATGATTTCGAAGACAAGGATGAGAAAAAATACGGCTTAAACGGTTCGCCAACGCGCGTTTTAAGAATATTCTCGCCAGAGGCAAATGCCGACCGTGAAACCTGGACAGGCAGCGGTGAAGAGCTGACGGCGAAACTGGTAAAAAAACTAAAAGAACTTAAGTTTGCGTAA
- a CDS encoding electron transfer flavoprotein subunit alpha/FixB family protein, with the protein MARIVINQKLVTKPEELVRLCPFNAIEWDNEYLQINAACKMCKLCVKKGPAGVFTCEEEKVEAIDKSLWRGVCVYVDHVDGDIHPVTFELIGKAREMAAKISHPVYVIFAGSDILTKAAEILHYGVDEVFVYDDPELKHFRIEPYTAVMEDFIHNNKPSTILFGGTNVGRSLAPRVAARFRTGLTADCTILDMDESTDLAQIRPAFGGNIMAHIYTPNSRPQFATVRYKIFDAPARNQEQSGKVTVCHLPADKLQSRIKVKDVKKKETVQTIEDAEIIVVAGGAVKSQEGLALCRSIAEKLGGMLAVTRPLVEAGIADPRLQIGLSGRTVKPRLIICAGVAGYIQFVAGMDKSDTIIAINTDEQAQIFNVAHYGIIGDVYEVLPKLAEQLGA; encoded by the coding sequence ATGGCCAGAATTGTTATTAATCAAAAATTGGTTACCAAACCGGAAGAATTAGTGAGACTCTGCCCGTTTAATGCGATTGAATGGGACAACGAGTATCTGCAAATAAATGCCGCCTGTAAGATGTGCAAGCTTTGTGTGAAAAAAGGGCCGGCAGGCGTCTTTACCTGTGAAGAGGAAAAAGTTGAGGCAATTGATAAGAGCCTGTGGAGAGGCGTCTGTGTATATGTTGACCATGTAGATGGCGATATTCATCCGGTTACGTTTGAACTCATCGGCAAAGCCAGAGAAATGGCTGCGAAAATCAGCCACCCCGTTTACGTCATTTTTGCCGGCTCGGATATCCTGACTAAGGCTGCTGAAATTTTGCACTATGGCGTGGATGAGGTATTTGTTTATGATGATCCCGAATTAAAGCATTTCCGTATTGAGCCGTATACGGCGGTGATGGAAGATTTTATTCATAACAATAAGCCGTCCACTATTTTGTTTGGCGGTACAAATGTCGGCCGTTCTTTAGCTCCGCGGGTCGCCGCCAGATTCCGTACCGGACTTACGGCCGACTGTACAATTCTCGATATGGATGAAAGCACTGATTTAGCCCAAATTCGTCCGGCTTTCGGCGGTAATATTATGGCCCATATTTATACGCCTAATAGCCGTCCGCAGTTTGCCACCGTGCGTTATAAAATTTTTGATGCACCGGCCCGGAATCAGGAGCAAAGCGGTAAAGTGACGGTCTGCCATTTGCCTGCGGATAAACTGCAATCCCGGATTAAGGTTAAGGACGTCAAAAAGAAAGAAACTGTTCAAACCATTGAAGATGCCGAAATTATTGTAGTGGCCGGCGGAGCGGTCAAGTCCCAGGAAGGTCTTGCATTATGCCGCAGCATTGCCGAAAAATTGGGCGGAATGCTGGCTGTAACCAGACCACTGGTTGAAGCGGGCATTGCTGACCCCAGACTGCAAATCGGGCTAAGCGGCAGAACGGTTAAACCCCGTCTGATCATTTGCGCGGGAGTTGCCGGTTATATTCAATTCGTGGCAGGTATGGATAAATCAGATACCATCATTGCGATTAATACTGATGAGCAGGCGCAGATCTTTAATGTCGCCCATTATGGAATTATCGGCGACGTTTATGAAGTATTGCCTAAGCTGGCCGAACAACTTGGCGCTTAA